A DNA window from Mus caroli chromosome 8, CAROLI_EIJ_v1.1, whole genome shotgun sequence contains the following coding sequences:
- the LOC110299615 gene encoding uncharacterized protein LOC110299615: protein MELLLLLNPLSVVYKALASIFSQTEKSPRLRVIRERLFEDSPLETFQAWERLQGISWNISPGRGRKWTAPNVLGNHMDTSTEDAVSQGSQMAHPSCGQDAAVSCCRGLWEQVCMARKLTNRDVKAPGTQGPTSASLPSTVRCQTPRVAFVTEHIPQPHWSSAVAQTTTTASSSHHGRLLTYPQTEEALGPSSVPSLFQQDTSRSAPRRNC, encoded by the exons ATGGAGCTCCTTCTGTTGCTAAATCCCTTGTCTGTTGTCTAcaaggccctggcttccatcttCAGCCAAACAGAAAAGTCACCAAGATTGAG AGTCATCAGGGAGCGGCTCTTTGAGGACTCACCTCTAGAGACCTTCCAGGCATGGGAAAGGCTCCAAGGGATCTCTTGGAACATCAGTCCTGGCAGAGGCCGGAAATGGACCGCTCCTAATGTTCTGGGGAATCACATGGACACCAGTACAGAAGATGCCGTGAGCCAAGGCTCACAGATGGCTCACCCAAGCTGCGGGCAGGATGCAGCTGTTTCTTGCTGCAGAGGATTATGGGAGCAGGTTTGCATGGCAAG AAAACTGACTAATAGAGATGTGAAGGCTCCAGGAACCCAGGGTCCAACCTCGGCAAGCCTGCCTTCCACTGTAAGGTGCCAGACTCCGCGTGTTGCCTTTGTGACAGAGCACATCCCCCAGCCACATTGGTCTTCTGCGGTGGCACAGACAACAACCACAGCCTCCTCATCACACCACGGCAGGCTTCTGACATATCCCCAAACAGAAGAAGCTCTTGGTCCTTCTTCAGTTCCAAGCTTGTTCCAGCAAGACACATCAAGAAGTGCTCCCAGGAGGAACTGTTAA